From Arachis stenosperma cultivar V10309 chromosome 2, arast.V10309.gnm1.PFL2, whole genome shotgun sequence, one genomic window encodes:
- the LOC130960814 gene encoding TNF receptor-associated factor homolog 1a-like, with protein MAGIAIEEPGVGKSVEGMLSGQRCQTGEALAEWRSSEQVENGIPSTSPPYWDTDDDDDGPKPSELYGKYTWKIEKFSQITKRELRSNAFEVGGYKWYILIYPQGCDVCNHLSLFLCVANHDKLLPGWSHFAQFTIAVVNKDPKKSKYSDTLHRFWKKEHDWGWKKFMELSKVYDGFVDTSDNLIIKAQVQVIREKADRPFRCLDCQYRRELVRVYLTNVEQICRRFVEERRGKLGKLIEDKARWLSFCTFWREIDQASRCRMSQEKTDVILKVVVKHFFIEKEVTSTLVMDSLYSGLKALEGHTPSKKGTAKLLDVEELPAPIVRVEKDMFVLVDDVLLLLERAAIEPLPPKDEKGPQNRTKDGNTGEDFNKDSIERDERRLTELGRRTLEIFVLAHIFSNKIEVSYQEAVALKRQEELIREEAAWLAESEQKAKRGLNDREKKNKKKQAKQKRNNRKGKDKGREERPTMAVLDKHHENAADEKKDSNMEEVHTQDEKFEALDVVSDASDSIDGVGEVLQLDSEDRDAGPANWDTDTSEIHPTTEASSNGVGSLSSMQNGIAEKRSSLVMDDSSSTCSTDSLPSAVMNDRTSFSNYKVQKSPSRSKNQGKTSCGGGSWTTEMDSQLSGSTAEVGDINNASGSGKVGQSEPESGVLCLQDRLKWLEKHDSKEDEQSTEECIDAERSVEIESLQKEKTSVVPSSPSSPQGSLLSSVKMKSEHHASATVDPVHVRKTSLSGSQQTDKDASLTSVSQVTIVPKREFQKTSPPRLTERSMSQSPMMSRPSSAPLVPGPRPTAPVISMVQTPLLARSVSATGCLGPDPSSATHNYVPQSYRNAIIGNPVASASLSHSSSNSGVNQTPGYSQPPPLASSPVYVSHSSDKMDSNAGQSALPFGMITQDILQNGPQWLDGSQREASRSMHYEPPSRLNEVQNLDFYRSVHNRSLGNIPGEFLACTSGRQSQGLLVDEFPHLDIINDLLDDEQSIGETTSASSVFQSPNDGPQLLNRQFTFPGDLGTNDLGSSSSCRFERSHSYHDPGFQQGYSSSSGHFDSLRDYLPQVSTLPYGNGKVDRMMPNQWRVAGSDLSYLGMRNTQNGYSYYQDYSNTSGVNGYTVFRPSNGS; from the exons ATGGCTGGGATTGCTATTGAGGAACCTGGAGTTGGGAAGTCCGTGGAGGGAATGTTAAGTGGGCAGCGATGTCAAACTGGGGAAGCACTGGCTGAGTGGCGGTCTTCTGAGCAGGTGGAGAATGGAATCCCCTCAACTTCACCCCCTTATTGGGACACTGATGACGATGACGATG GACCAAAACCGTCTGAGTTATATGGAAAATATACATGGAAGATAGAAAAATTTTCTCAGATTACCAAACGGGAACTTCGCAGTAATGCATTTGAGGTTGGCGGCTACAAGTG GTATATTTTAATTTACCCACAAGGTTGTGATGTCTGCAATCATCTCTCTCTGTTTCTTTGTGTTGCAAATCATGACAAACTTCTTCCAG GATGGAGTCATTTTGCTCAATTCACCATAGCTGTGGTCAATAAAGACCCAAAGAAATCAAAGTATTCTG ATACGTTGCACCGATTTTGGAAGAAGGAGCATGACTGGGGATGGAAAAAATTCATGGAGCTCTCGAAGGTGTATGATGGATTTGTTGACACTTCTGACAATCTGATTATAAAAGCTCAAGTTCAAGTCATTAG GGAGAAAGCTGACAGGCCTTTTCGTTGCCTTGATTGTCAGTATAGGAGAGAACTTGTAAGGGTGTATTTGACAAATGTGGAACAGATTTGCCGTCGTTTTGTGGAGGAGAGAAGAGGCAAACTTGGGAAGTTGATAGAGGATAAAGCTAGGTGGTTAAG CTTCTGTACATTCTGGCGGGAAATTGATCAAGCTTCTAGGTGCCGCATGTCTCAGGAAAAGACAGATGTAATTTTGAAAGTAGTTGTAAAGCATTTCTTTATAGAGAAAGAAGTGACTTCTACTTTAGTAATGGACTCCTTATATAGTGGATTGAAGGCTCTTGAAGGCCATACTCCATCAAAGAAAGGTACGGCAAAATTGTTGGATGTTGAGGAACTGCCAGCACCAATTGTTCGCGTTGAGAAAGATATGTTTGTTCTGGTGGATGATGTTCTTCTTCTACTTGAGAGGGCGGCTATAGAACCTCTTCCTCCAAAAGATGAGAAGGGTCCTCAAAATCGTACAAAG GATGGAAACACTGGGGAGGACTTCAATAAAGATTCTATTGAGCGTGATGAAAGGCGCCTTACAGAATTGGGTCGTAGGACTTTGGAAATTTTTGTCCTTGCTCATATATTCAG CAATAAGATTGAGGTTTCATACCAGGAAGCTGTTGCCCTGAAGAGACAAGAGGAACTTATCCGCGAAGAGGCAGCATGGTTAGCAGAAAGTGAGCAGAAAGCAAAACGTGGACTTAATGatagggaaaagaaaaataagaagaaacag GCCAAACAGAAACGGAACAATCGAAAAGGAAAGGATAAAGGGAGGGAGGAGAGGCCAACCATGGCTGTACTTGACAAGCACCATGAAAATGCTGCTGATGAGAAAAAGGATTCTAACATGGAGGAAGTTCATACTCAGGATGAAAAGTTTGAAGCCCTGGATGTTGTGTCTGATGCGTCAGACTCCATTGATGGAGTTGGTGAAGTGCTTCAGCTTGACTCAGAAGACAGAGATGCTGGTCCTGCTAATTGGGATACTGATACATCTGAAATTCATCCTACAACTGAGGCTAGTAGCAATGGGGTAGGCAGCCTTTCATCTATGCAAAATGGAATTGCTGAGAAGAGAAGCAGTTTAGTGATGGATGACAGTTCTTCAACATGCTCCACTGATTCGTTGCCATCTGCAGTGATGAATGACCGGACCTCATTTTCAAATTACAAAGTCCAAAAGTCCCCTAGCAG AAGTAAGAACCAAGGTAAAACATCATGCGGTGGAGGTAGTTGGACAACTGAAATGGATAGTCAGCTATCTGGTTCCACTGCAGAGGTTGGGGACATTAATAATGCATCAGGAAGTGGTAAAGTTGGTCAATCTGAGCCCGAGAGTGGTGTTCTTTGCTTGCAGGATCGATTAAAGTGGCTTGAGAAGCATGATAGCAAG GAAGACGAGCAGAGCACTGAAGAATGTATTGATGCTGAAAGATCTGTTGAAATAGAAAGCCTACAGAAAGAGAAGACATCAGTGGTGCCATCCTCACCAAGCAGTCCTCAAGGGAGCTTACTCTCATCTGTTAAAATGAAGTCAGAACACCACGCTAGTGCTACTGTAGATCCTGTTCATGTCAGGAAAACATCTTTAAGTGGTTCACAGCAAACCGACAAAGATGCATCTTTAACTTCGGTATCCCAAGTAACAATTGTGCCCAAGAGAGAATTCCAGAAGACTTCACCCCCTAGATTAACTGAGAGATCAATGTCCCAATCACCTATGATGTCACGGCCTTCAAGTGCTCCTCTAGTTCCTGGTCCCAGACCAACTGCCCCTGTTATTTCCATGGTGCAAACTCCACTACTTGCACGCTCAGTGAGTGCAACTGGTTGCTTAGGTCCTGATCCCTCTTCTGCAACTCATAATTATGTTCCTCAGTCTTACAGGAATGCAATAATAGGAAACCCTGTGGCCTCTGCTAGTCTCAGTCATTCCAGCTCCAATTCAGGCGTAAACCAAACTCCTGGTTACTCACAACCACCCCCCTTGGCATCATCACCAGTATATGTGTCGCATAGCTCGGACAAAATGGATTCTAATGCTGGCCAGTCTGCTCTTCCCTTTGGCATGATTACACAGGATATTTTACAGAATGGCCCGCAGTGGCTTGACGGCTCACAAAGGGAAGCCAGCAGGAGTATGCACTATGAACCACCTTCACGACTTAATGAAGTTCAAAACCTTGACTTCTACAGGTCGGTACACAATAGATCTCTGGGAAATATACCCGGTGAGTTCCTAGCCTGCACATCGGGGCGTCAGAGCCAAGGATTGCTCGTGGATGAGTTCCCACATCTTGATATCATAAATGATCTGCTTGATGATGAACAAAGTATCGGGGAGACAACCAGTGCAAGTTCTGTCTTCCAGTCACCCAATGATGGACCGCAGTTACTAAATCGGCAGTTCACTTTTCCTGGAGACTTAGGTACAAATGATTTGGGATCGTCAAGCAGTTGTAGGTTTGAGCGGTCACATAGTTACCATGATCCTGGGTTTCAGCAAGGTTATAGCTCATCTAGTGGGCATTTTGACTCACTGAGGGATTATCTTCCCCAGGTGAGTACACTACCATATGGAAATGGCAAGGTAGATAGGATGATGCCAAACCAGTGGC